TAGGAATCGGAGCCAATTCCTCAACAGACAAACTGTCCGCAGTATAAATCCATGCTCCATGAGAAGCAGAAAGTTCATTGCCGACCTCGTAAGCCTTATACTGCCAGTATTCACCCAAGGAGGTAGATTCATCCCACCAGTAAACAGGGATTTCTGTCTTCAGGCTAACACCAGCCTTTTCCAAACCCTTGACGGAAACCATACGCCATTCAGCGGAACGAGCAGACGCGTCCACGGCAATCACATTGGAAGAACAGGAACCAGTCGGTGGAACAGTCACGCTGCTGGAAGAACTGCTTGTCTGTGTCGTGACACTGGAGGAGCTTCCATCCTGAATAGATTCGCTGGAAGAGCTACTGGGCGGGATTACAGTTTCGCTGCTGGAGGAGCTGGAACTTGGTGAAGAAATAATGCTTTCGCCACTGGAGGAACTAGAACTTGGCGGAGGAAGAATTGTCTCACTGCTAGAACTGCTGGACGATCCCGGAACAACCGGAGTTTCTACCGGGAGTAAAGCAATCAGGTACGGAAGGTCGTCGTTCTTGCCTTTTTCAAAACCCCAAACTGGATTAGCCAAGGATTCTAATCCCCAAGCATAATTCAACTCCTTCTTCAACCCATCAACGCCATCTTTCATCTGCTTGTCAACGAAAGTACCATTGTTAAATTCCGCATCAATGTTATAAGAAGGGCCATTACGGAAGTTGTACTGAATATCCCAACAAGATTCCCAAGAATTCTTATCACATTCATTATTGTACGTGTTCCATTTCTTTGACGTACCCGGATCAAAAAGGCCAATGGCATCCATTGTCACAACCATATCATTGCCGTAATGATAGTTTGACTTCATGACATAAAGAACATCATTCGTTCTAAAACGAGCGTATCCCAACAGGTAACCCACATAAATCTGCTTCATGCCCAAAATATCTTTGGACACATTTAAATTACCCACATGGTAGGAATTCTTAAGAGCAAACTCTGCATTATGACCACTTACATTGGTTGTTGTCAAGTGACCAATGATACCGCCAACCACCATGGAATCTTTTTCTCCAGCAATTTCATGGCTAATATCAAAATTTCCCTTCACTTCAATATTATTGACGGTACCAACCGTTTTACAGGATGCACAAAGTCCACCAACAACGTAGCGGTTATTGTCGCCAGAAGAACTACCTGCGAGAGTGATCAAAGACGAAGGAGAATTAACCTTGATGTTTTCAAAAGTGATAAAGTTTCCTTTTTCACCCGTATAATAATTACCAATACCGCCAGCAACATCAATACTCTTCGCATTGCCATTAACAGCTATGCTTCCAAGATATTCGGAATTCACAACACGAACACTCTTCGAAGAAAAAGAATCATGCATGCCAGCTCTTCCAACAAAACCACCGACAAAAATGGAATCGATGACAGACGATCCGTTCAATGCCACAGTGATATCAACATGGGACGTATCACCATAAACAGCACTGTCACTAACAGCAAAGCCACCAAAGCCCACAAGACCACCAACGGAAATTACACCTGCAGTAACAGAGCTACCAGCGTCTTCCACCACTTCAATAGAACCTGCAGTCTTGGTATTTATGAGGGAGAACATGTCATCTTCGCCGGAACCAAGATTGATTGATTCCATACCACCCACAAGACCACCTAGATAATGCTTCTTTTCAGAAACAACATTGGACTTAAGGTTTGCATCACTAACGCAGTTCCGGATCTTAAGAGGAACGTTGGACAGGAAGTTTCCTCCGATAAGACCACCCATGTAATAGTTCTTACTGGAAGACGGTTTAGAAATATCTCCAGCAAAAGAGGAATTTTCAATCAGAAGACCTGCAACATTGTTTTCACTCTTCTTGATCAAACCAAAAATACCGCCCATGTTGGCGCCACCGCTAATAGATGAACGGCTAGATTCAGAACCAATTTTCACGTTTTCTATTTTACGGGAAGTCGCTTCGGCATGGTCAAACAGGAGATTTCCGGCAAGACCGCCAAGAATCGCACTATCATTGTTGGTTGCAGACAAGGATACATCTATGTCTATCTTGGAAAAACCAACATTGACAGCTAAGCCAACAACACCACCCAAAAATGTATAGGCGCCATTGCCCAGGGAAACTCCAGCGACAGCCGTTCCCGAAGTAATACTGGATTCATTGCTGACAAATATTTTACTAGAACTATTTACGTTCTCAATGGTCGAATTCAAGGCATAGCCAAAAACACCACCGGCCATGACACCAACAACCTTGACACCTTCAAGAGAAAGGTTCTTTACATGAGCATCTTCTGCCATACCGGCCAAGGTTCCTGTGGGGCGGAAATTGCTGGCGGAAACCGTCGACTTACCCGTTACAGAGATAAGGACATTATTGAACTTGATATCGGAAATTGTAACGCCATTAATGGAACCGAAGAAACCCATAGGGGAATTCATCTGACCAGAGGCGGCATCATGGCTAAAGCACATGTTTTTGATGACATTGCCGTTGCCATTAAATTCAGTGACGTTCTTAGGAAGAACAATCGGTGTATGCTTTGTTGAACAGACTTCTCCCGATTCAAATTCGTTCAAATCCAGTTCAGTAACAAGGCTGAGCTTGACAGGTGTGGCGGGAGTCCAACTTTTAAGCAGATTGTTGAGTGTTGTGGCTACATTGCCGTTGGTAACTTCAAGAGAATTTACACATTCCGTGCACTTGGTTTCGGACTGGCCAATAGAACCATAGCCTTCATTGTCCACTTTTAGATTCAGATATGACGAATTTTGGGCCACGGCAGCCGTGGTCATTCCCAAAATCAACGTTCCTATAAAGCTGTTTCTAAAATTCATATGCACACACTCAACACATTATAAAGATACTTTATTTACACAGAGAGACAAGTACAAACATCGTAATCTATCTTCCAATGTGATATAGCGCCGTTCCGTGATTTTTCGCAATAGGTGTTGTAACAAAAAAGACAACTTTTCAGTTGTCTTAAAGTGCGTTGATGCTCAACAAATTAGCTATTCAGCCCAGTGATTTCCATTGTAGTTTCGGGCCGTGTTGGCATCCATTCCGATCTGGCGGACCAAATCGTCGATGCTGGAAAACTTCTGCTCCGGACGGAGGTAGGCCATAAGGTCCAAAACAAGTTGCTGTCCATAAATATCTTCATTGAAATCCAGCAGGTAGGCTTCAATGGCCATGAAGTGGGTTCCCGGCGTAGAAGGCTGGGTTCCGATATTCAATACGGAACGGAAAATGCGACCATCGGCAAGACGTGCATTGGCCACGTACACACCACCCTTAGGCAGGAACTTGAATTCCTCCACTTTGAGATTTGCCGTTGGGAAGCCCAAGGTGCGGCCCATTTGCTTACCAACCACCACTTCTCCAGTCAAACGGTACGGGCGACCCAAATAAGTCTGGGCGCGTTCCACATCACCCATTTCAAGGGCTGTTCGCACGGCGGAGGAACTGACACGTTCGCCCTTGTGAAGCACGATAGAAAGCATCTGGGTGGAAAGTTCCGGGAAAGCTGCCGTAATGGTTTCGTAGTTGCCCTTGCCGCCGGCACCAAAGTTATGGTCGTGGCCAAAGAACATGGAACACACATTCAACTTTTCAATGAGTTCCTTTCGGATAAATTCGTCGAAAGGAAGGCACATCAGTTCACGGGTAAAGGGCAGCACCACAAAATCAAGACCCAGGCTTTCAATAAAGTCCCGCTTTTCCGCCGTTGTAGTCAAGAGCAGCGGATCGCCGGGGCCGCGAAGAACGTAGTTGGAATGGGGTTCAAAACTGATGACCGTAGGGCGCAATCCATTAGCTTCTGCAACAGCCTTCAGGGAACGGAAAAGAGCCTGATGGCCCAAGTGGCAACCATCAAAGTTTCCCATGGTAACAGCACGTTTCAAACTATTCATCTGCAGCCAAATAAATCTTGGGTCTGATGCGGCCCGGTTCGTAGTGGCAGTAGCTCAGGACTTCGCCTTTGAGGTTCGCCACAAAAACATTGCCCTCGGCATCCACACCTTCAATCGGTGTTTTCCAAGGCAGGTAATTTCCCTGGCGGATAACAGCCACCTGGGTATCATCCAGGCGCACCACCGGGAAATCAAGGATCTGGTCCACAGGAATAAGGTGTTCGCGAGTCAAGTCTTCACCGCGGACAGCCTTGTCCAAGGTGACGTTGCCGATGCGATGGCGGCGGATTCCGGAAACGCAACCAACGGTACCGAGAGCGCGAGCAATATCACGACCCAGGGCACGGATGTAAGTTCCCTTGGAGCATTCGCAAATCAGGTCAAAAGTGGCGATGCACTTGCCGGAACAACCTTCAGTTGCTTCGTTTGCCACTGCATCCAGAACCTTCAAGGAACTGATGTTGATCTTGCGGGGCTTCAGTTCAATGTTACGGCCACGTTCCATCAGATCGCTGGCGCGGACGCCGTTGATCTTGACGGCGCAATACTTGGGAGGAATCTGTTCGATGTCACCGGTAAACTGGGGCAACACAGCCTCCAGAGCCTCGCGGGTAATCTGAACGGCGGACGCGCTGGCACTATCAGCGGCGCGGGAATCCTGTTCCAGGACTTCGCCGTCCCATTCCAGCGTGTCGGTTTCATAACCCAAGTGCAACCTAAAGCTATAGCACTTGTCCTTCGCTTCCACAAAAGGCAGCAAACGGGTGACGCGGCCAGTGGCGGCAATAATCAAGCCAGATGCACGCAAATCCAGCGTGCCGGCGTGACCTACCCTCTTCGTAGAAAAGACCCTTTTCAGAGGGAAAAGGGCCTTAAAAGAAGTTTCACCAGCAATCTTGTCTAACAGGACAAAGCCAGAATTGGACAATTACAAATCCCCTTTCTGTTTCAGTTCTGCAAGAATGCTTTCGATATGCATGGCGTGTTCCAGATTTTCGTCCAAAACAAAATTCAATTCCGGAATCTTACGGATCTTCAGGGCCTTGCCCAGAACCGTACGGATGTAGCCGGCAGAATTCTTGAGGCCGATGAGGGAATCGCGCTTTTCCTTGTCGGAACCCATCACAGAAACCATGATCTTGGCATAGCTAAGGTCATCGGTGATTTCCACGCGGGTGATGCTCGCAAGGGAGCTGACGCGAGGGTCCTTAAGACCCTTCTGCATCATCTTGGAGATTTCCTCACGGAACTGTTCGTCCAAACGATCGGTTCTACGACTCATTAAGCGTTTTCCCCTTCGGACTGTTTCTTAGCCTTTTCTTCAGCTTCTTCACGGGCAACGTCCTTCAAGGTACGAGCAACAGAGACTTCCTTGAAGAAGATCAAGCTATCGCCTTCACGAATATCGTCGTAACCCTTAAGACCGATACCGCATTCGAAGCCACGAGCCACAGACTTGACGTCGTCCTTCATGCGCTTCAAAGACTGAACCACGGTAGTGCCCAGTTCTACGCCATTGCGGTATACGCGGACATGGCTTTCGCGGTCCACGGAACCATCGGTAACCATACAGCCGGCGATAAGACCAACCTTGGGAACCTTGAAGACCTGACGGATTTCTGCTTCGCCGCTGAGTTCTTCGCGGAGAGTCGGCTTCAGGAGGCCTTCCACAGCATTGGTGATATCTTCGATGCAGTCGTAAATCACGCGGTAGTTGCGGATTTCGATGCCTTCCTTCTGAGCCATTTCACGTACGGAGAGAGACGGCATCAAGTGGAAGGAGATAATGATCGCCTTAGCAGTGGTTGCCAAGAGAATATCGGATTCGGTAATGGTACCCACACCCTTGCGGATGATGCTGACCTTGACTTCCTTGTTGGAAAGCTTTTCGAGAGAAGCGGCCAAAGCTTCTGCAGAACCACCCACGTCGGCCTTGACGATAAGGTTGAGTTCGGAGAGCTTGCCTTCCTTCTGTTCGTTGTACATGTTTTCCAAGGAGATGGTGCTACGAGCACGGAGGTCGCGTTCACGAGCTGCCATACGACGCTTGGAAGCAATTTCACGTGCGGCCTTTTCGTCGTCAACAACGATAAGGTCGTCACCAGCCTGAGGAGTACCGTCAAAACCAAGAACCTGGCAAGGAGCGGAAGGCGGAACTTCCTTCAGCTGTTCACCACGTTCGTTAAACATTGCACGAACACGGCCTGCGTAAATACCGCAGACGAACGGATCACCCACATGGAGAGTACCGTTCTGCACGAGGATGGTAGCCATGGAACCCTTACCGATATCCAGCTTGGATTCAACGACAGCACCTCGAGCGTGAGCATTCGGGTTAGCCTTAAGTTCCAGCACTTCAGCTTCGAGAGCCAAAGTTTCCAGCAAGTCTTCCATACCCTGACCAGTACGGGCAGAGACTTCGATACAGCTGGTAGTACCACCCCACTGTTCCACTTCAACGCCGCGTTCGGCGAGCTGAGCACGGATCTTGTCCGGGTTAGCAGTCGGGAGGTCAATCTTTGTAATAGCGACAACCATCGGAACCTTTTCGCGCTTGGCAAGTTCGATGGATTCAACAGTCTGGGGCATGACCATGGAGTCAGCAGCCACAACCAGCACGATAACGTCGGTCACCTGAGAACCACGGGCACGCATAGCACTGAAAGCTTCATGACCCGGAGTATCCAGGAAGGTAACCTTACCCTGGCTGGTGGTAACTTCGTATGCACCAATATGCTGAGTAATGCCGCCGGATTCGCCAGCCACAACGTGGGTCTTACGAATCCAGTCGAGGAGAGAAGTCTTACCGTGGTCAACGTGACCCATCACGGTAACCACCGGATGACGAGGCTGGAGGTTTTCTTCCTGTTCCTCTTCAACACCGAGTGCTTCTTCTTCGTATTCTTCCATCAACTGAGCTTCATAGCCAAATTCATCAGCCAAGAGCTGGATGGATTCAAAGTCGAGACGAGCATTGATGGTCACCATCATGCCCATTTCCATGCACTTCGCGATAACGCGTGCAGGCATCTGTTCCATAAGGCCAGCGAGTTCGCCGACGGTAATGAAGTCGGAAGTCTTGAGGATCTTCTTTTCATCACCGGTATCACCTTCGTTCTTTTCCTTACGGTAAACCTTCTTGACAGGCTTCTTGGAGAGGTCAGCCATCACGCGGGAAACGTTCTGACGAACGGCTTCCTGCTGCTGTTCTCTCTGCTGTTCCATGCGGTCCTTGCCATTGCTACGACGGTTCTTGTCGTTCTGGCCATGACGACCATTCTGCAGGCCACCCTTGCCGCCCTTACCGCCCTGGCCTGCGCCAAAGCCGCCCTGGGCAGCGTTGTTGCTAGCATTGAAGGCGTCCTGCATGGAGGAACCGGTAAAGCCACCGGTGCGGCCGGTAAAGTTGCGACCGCCATTATTATTGTTACGATCGTTGTTGCGATCACCACCCGGACCACCCTGGCCCGGACGACGATTGCCACCATTGCGGTTATCCTGACCGTTATTCAAGCGGCCGAAGGTACCAGTATAGCCCTGCTGGTTGCCACCGTTACCACGGGGACCACCCTGACCAGGACGACGATTGCCACCGCGGTTTGCAGCGGCAGCCTGCTGGGACTTCTGGATACGGGCAAGGATTGCAGCATCAGGCTGGAACACCTGGGCCTTCATAGGCGGCTGCTTCAATTCAACATTGGAAACATTGGCTGCGGTTTCAGCCTTGGGAGCAGCGGCAGGTGCAGCCGGCTTAGCTTCGGCAGGCTTCGGGGCAGGTTCGGCCTTAGGTGCGGGCTTCGGTTCGGCCTTCGGGGCAGCGGGAGCTGCGGCAGGTGCAGCAGGCTTGACTTCAGCGGGCTTGGCAGGTTCGGCCTTAGGTGCTGCAGGAGCAGCGGCCTTAGTTTCAACAGGCTTTTCGGCAACAGGTGCAGCGGGCTTTTCTGCGGCAACCGGCTTGACTTCAGCCGGCTTAACTTCAGCCTTCGGAGCTGCGGGAGCTGCGGCCTTCGGGGCAGCGGGAGCTGCGGCGGCAGGCTTAACAGTAGCCTTCACCTTGGCGGCCGGATTTGCACCCTTGATCAAGGTAGCCTTGAGAGTGCGACCACCGATGGTCACACCAGACTTTGCCTTACTAGTTGTTGCGCTAGGAGCATCGGATGTAGTGTTCTTCTTCAAGTTTTTGTTACGAGCTTCAGCTTTCTGCTTTTCAGCTTCAGCAGCGGCTTCGATCTTCTCATAGTCCTTGGCGTCCACCTTGGACATATGGGTACGGACAGTGACGCCCGCGTCACGAAGCAACTTCATCACAACGTCCACCTTAACGCCGTGAGATTCTGCCCAGTCTGTTGGTTTTATTTGATTTTCACTTACCATGAATTGCCTATTCCAATGTTCCTTTTATTCTCAAACCTTTCAAGACCCACACCCCTTGTGTGGGCCTAGTATAGCCTCTGGTTAGCGGCTGGCGCGACGACCGTTTGCGTGAGCGAGGTCAGCTGCAGACGGAGTGGTAATCTTTGCCTTGGTTTCGTCGTCCTTTTCAGACCATTCCTTTTCACCAAAGACATCGAGATTACGCTGGACCAGTTCTGCAGCCAGCTTAACGTTCTGACCATTCTTACCGATGGCGAGAGCGAGGTTTTCATCGCTGATGATCACAACAGTGCGGCGGGTTTCGGGCACGTGGATCAGCTTGATAACGTTAGCCGGAGCGAGAGCACGCTGGATGAACACATCCAGATCCGGGTTCCACTGCACGATATCGATACGTTCGTTGCCCAGTTCACGGACGATAGTCTGAACACGAGCACCCTTCATACCGACGCATGCGCCAACCGGGTCGATCTTTTCGTCGCGGGAGTAAACTGCAATCTTGGCGCGGAAGCCCGGTTCACGAGCGACGCCCTTGATTTCAACAGTGTTTTCGTAGATTTCCGGAACTTCCTGACGGAAGAGTTCCTTGAGGAAATCGCCGTTGGAGCGGGACAGGATAACCTGAGCGCCGTTCTTGGAAGATTCTTCGACGCGAGCAATCACAGCCTTAATGGAGTTGCCCTGAGCCCAACGTTCGCGTTTAATCTGTTCGCGATACGGAATCATGGCTTCGGTCTGCTTGCCGAGGCGTACGATGATGTTACTTTGTTCCAAACGAATCACTTCGCCGCTGACCATAGAACCGATACGGCTGCGGTAGGTGTCCATGATCTTCTGACGTTCTGCGTCGCGGATCTGCTGGTTCAAAAGCTGCTTTGCAGTCTGAATTGCCTGACGGCCAAATGCTGCAATAGGAATTTCCATTTCGAGGAAGTCACCCGGCTGAGCGTCTTCGTTGAAGTCGCGAGCTTCTTCAACCAGCATGTAGCCCTTGTCCAGTTCTTCGACTTCGTCGGCGGTCATGTTCGGGTCGTAGTCCGGATAGTCATCCACAACGGCCACGCGGAGGAACACGTGTACTTCGTTAGCTTCTTCATCGAAGTCCACTTCAATCTTCTTCTCGATGTGCAGGTACTTGCGAGCAGCGGTGATCAAGGCTTCCTTAAGGGCGTTCAGCACCAGGGAGTCTTCCATATCCTTAGCTTCGACAACCTTCTTAAGCACGTCAAGCAAGTTTTCTTTCGGTTCGTTTTTCATAACATGACCTTCCTATTAGATTTGTACATCCACTTTTGCCACAAGCACTTCGTCACGAGGAATGACTTCTTCCTCTTTCTTGCCCTTAAGTGCCAGGGTTAAATTCTTTTCATCCACTTCGATCAGCTTGCCGACCACCGGCTTACCAGCAGGGCGGGTCACACGGATAAAGCGGCCCTTGTTTCTGATGAAGTCTGCGTCCGACTTCAAGGGGCGGTCCAAGCCCGGGGAAGAGACTTCCAGGGTATAGGCGCCTTCGATAATTTCGGGATCAAGGTCCAGAGCATCAGACAGGAAATGACTTACGTTAGTGCAGTCATCGATGGAAACACCTTCCGGCTTATCAATATAAAGGCGGAGCGTCTTGCGCTTGCCTGCACGGAACATGTCCTGTTCCACCAGAGAAACTCCGGCGGCTTCGCATGCCTGAGCGATCAGCGAATCCAACTTTTGGTTTGCCAAATAAACCTCTTATAAAAAAATTGCCGTCCGCTAACGGTCGACGCTTTACCTGAAAACTCGTTCATGATAAGGCTTCGGCCACGGACAGTCTTAAAACCGGAAACAAATAGAGAAAAAAAAGGGGACTCAGGCAACCACGCTTCAAGGAATAATACCCTTTATTGGCTCATTTTTACCCTTTTTGAACGGGAAATAACTATTTTATGGCCACTATGGCATACGTATTAATTATTCTCGCAACTCTTATCGGTCTCGCAGGCTGCGCCTATTACTGTCGCATCAATGTTCTCGCCATTAACGAAAAGAACAAGAACGAGCCCAAGAAATACAAGCGAGTATGGAACCACGTGCTGAACGCCCTGTGGTACGGCTACCTGACCATTTTCTTTGTAGGCCTTACAGTGAATAATCTTTTCTTTTAGGCGCGAGGCACGAGGTTCCAGGTACGAGGCACGAGGTGCGAAACTTGATTTGGCGCCTTCGGCGCATTAAAAAAAAAGCTCGGCAACGCCGAGCCATTATTTTATCTCATACATCATACTTGCTCAAGGCTTCTGCCTTGAGCGCGCAGCCAGCGTTCGTACATGAACAACGCCACCAGATTCTTGCCGTCCACAAATTTGCGGGCAGCTTCTTCGTAAGGAAGCACCTCGGTGCGAATCCACTCGATTTCTTCGGTGTACTTCTGATCCTTGCCGTCCATGGCTTCCAGCTCTTCACGGGTCACGTCACGTTCGATTGCATACAAACGAATTCGTTCGTCCAGGAGGCCGCAGCTACCGGCAAAGCCAACAGAAGCACCCTGGTACCAGAATTCTGTCAAATCGATGAGTTCAGAATCTTCCGCCACAATCTGGGCTTCCTCTTCTAATTCGGACAGAGCCACCTTGCGGTAGTCACCCGTCCAATCCAGAATGCCAGCGGGAATTTCCAGGGAAGCCTGTTCAGAAATTGCAAAGCGGGGCTGGCGGACCAAAAGCAAATAGGGTTTGCCTTCGCAGCGAAGCACTACAAGAACACCCACCGCATTGCCGCGGACAACAACGATGCCGTGAACCGGGCGTCCATCCGGCAGGAATGCCGTAGCTTCCAGCTTGATGAACAGAGGCTGACGACCCTTCAGCAAGAAATCTGCAGAAGCGAAGTGAACCTTCTTCACCGTAAACTTTTCCTGGGACTTTTCCAGCCATTCCTTATAGATTCGGGAATTCAGTAGAATAGACTTGTCGGCTTCAGCAATTTCTGCAGCGAAGGAATATTCGATCATCTTACTCGTCCTTTACAATCAAGGTATCCGGAGCAACGTCTGCTTTTTTCCAGGACTCAATCAGACCGTCCACAACCTGCACCGAGTCGTTATCCAAAACCATCTTACGGTTGGACAGATTGTAGAACATCCACTCTTCGGCACTAGCGGGGCCACAAGCCGATTCATCCTCATCAGGAATCATCAACTCGCGAATAAAGCGGGAGTTCTGCCCCACCCCCAATACGGTTGCAGCGAAGGAATTATATGACGCACACTTGGAAATTCTTTCAGCCAAGTAGGTGCTGTAATGCCATATGGTATCAGGGCGTTCCTGCAATTTTCCCAAGGCGGAAGAATCATTTTCCCACTTGTTGTTAATGCAGTAAATCAAATTCGTGTCTGCGCAGGAATATCGCACCGGCACCAAATTCGTATCACTAATGTTCCAACTGCTCGGGTAAATGGTATCTGCCACAACATCATCGCATATATCGATTCGATGGGTGCAGCTGGACCGCATCGTGCGCCAATAGAATACACGGGGGGTCAAGGAATCCAGCACACGTAAAATCGTTGGAACCGAATCTTTTCCCTTCAATTCCTTTGTTCGCAGCGGAAAGTTATGGGCGTCCGAAAAAATGGAATCCACGTAAATCGAGAAAGTATCTTTAACAAGACGGCCGTAGCGAACAAGAATCGAATCCATGAGGGAATCGGCGTCGTTCTTTACGTTAATTTGTTTCACACCATCCAGCATACCTTCAAGAGACAATCTAAAGGTCGTATCGGGCCTGTTGTACGGAGCAGCGCACTCGTCCTCGGTAACGTGGATATCAATTATCGGAGAAATCCAAAGGACGTTTCCCTGAGTCTCGTAATCAAGGTTGATAGCCTTCAAAGCGCAGTTCGAGAAAGTCCAAATTTTCTTCAAGTCAAGAATCAAGGAATCCGAAGCCAAGTGGAACGTATTACCTGAATCCAGCGCGGCACCAAGAAAATAGCCGTTACCATCGAATTCCAGATCACCACGAGAAGGCTTTATGGGACCGTCAGAGCTATACTCGCATCCCGCCAAAAAGGACATAGCAAGGACAAGGATTGCGCCAATCACTGCCAAACTTTTTTTGAATTTCGGGAACATGGTAACAAACTACAAATTGTTAGAAGCCTAGAGACTTTTCATATTCCCGCACGGCATCCTGGGACACGGGATGAGCCGCTGCATAGAAATCGTTCCATCGAACAAAAAGACCATTCTGTCGGACTGCCAAGTAAAAAGCGGAGCTGTCCTGGGGAGACAAGCGGCCGATGGTAGAACCAGCCTTGATGGAATCTCCCACCATCAAGTTATCCTTCAAGAAACCCATTCCGGAAGTCTTGCTAGTAACATTGAAACCATGATCAATTTCAACAAAATATCCTAGGGAATCCTTACCCATGGAAAGAATAATGCCCGGAAGAATAGGCTGGATGGGAGCTTCTCCAATACCGCAGAAAACGTCCATGGCAATCAAGGATTCCTGGCCTTCAAAGTCAAAACCATCAGAAATGGAAAGGGCGGACCATTCCATCGGAAGTTGCGGACAAATTCCCGGGAAACGACAACCAGTCTTTCGAGAAACCCACACGTAGCTGGAGTCCTTCTGCATCATATGCAAGTACGCGTAGGATGTAGAATCTTCATGAAGAACAAAACGGGCATTGGAGAAATCTTCCACAGGAGCAACCCAGTGGAGTTTCGAATTTTCCGACTGGCGCAAGGACGCCACATAACGCAGGAAAGAATTAGGCAGACTTTGGGCTGAGGTCGAATCATTCAGGATCCAGGAGCACTGGGCCAAGCCATTTTCCAGGGCAAAGGACGTTCCGCCATAATTTTTGCAACGGCTTTCCCAATTGTCTACCACAACCACTTCTTCGTTGCCGGGCAAAGGCAATGCATCAGCAATCTTTTGTGCAAGACCAGTCCAATAAGCCAAAAAGGCAGCTGCAGCAACCAGCAGCAGTCGGATTAACGGAAACTTATGTTGATTCTTGATTTTTTTCCGTCTGCCCTTGTATTCTTGGAATTCAACGGACATCGGGAACTAGAAATAGAGGAATGCCAAAGTTCCGCCGATGGCGGCAATGAGCAAAAGGATTACAAAGATAACCGTACGTGCAGAAGAAGGCTCTTCGTCGAAAGGCATATCCAAGCCCTTCTTCTGGTTTTTCTTGTCGTCCTTGACGATTGCATTGAAGCTCTTGGTAAAGCGACGATGTGCACCCGTATGACGGTCAGCAGAAGCGCTCTTGATTTCAGAATTGATATTCTGGGAGGCCACAGCAGTCGGTGTTTCAGGTTCAGAAACTTCAGGAATTTCTTCGGACTGGGCAGGAGCCTGAGCGTGCAGGGAGAAGGACATCAAGTCGGCTTCAAAAGAGAACACCTTGATAGTCTTGTCCAGGCCGGCCTTCTTGAGACCATCCACAATAATCTTATTGTTGGTAAGGACAGCGAACATACCGCCACGACTGGACATTTCCTGCTGGAACATGATGAAGGCGTTATAGGCGTCGCTATAGACGAAATCCAGAC
The Fibrobacter sp. genome window above contains:
- the truB gene encoding tRNA pseudouridine(55) synthase TruB; protein product: MSNSGFVLLDKIAGETSFKALFPLKRVFSTKRVGHAGTLDLRASGLIIAATGRVTRLLPFVEAKDKCYSFRLHLGYETDTLEWDGEVLEQDSRAADSASASAVQITREALEAVLPQFTGDIEQIPPKYCAVKINGVRASDLMERGRNIELKPRKINISSLKVLDAVANEATEGCSGKCIATFDLICECSKGTYIRALGRDIARALGTVGCVSGIRRHRIGNVTLDKAVRGEDLTREHLIPVDQILDFPVVRLDDTQVAVIRQGNYLPWKTPIEGVDAEGNVFVANLKGEVLSYCHYEPGRIRPKIYLAADE
- the rbfA gene encoding 30S ribosome-binding factor RbfA encodes the protein MSRRTDRLDEQFREEISKMMQKGLKDPRVSSLASITRVEITDDLSYAKIMVSVMGSDKEKRDSLIGLKNSAGYIRTVLGKALKIRKIPELNFVLDENLEHAMHIESILAELKQKGDL
- the ribF gene encoding riboflavin biosynthesis protein RibF, which encodes MNSLKRAVTMGNFDGCHLGHQALFRSLKAVAEANGLRPTVISFEPHSNYVLRGPGDPLLLTTTAEKRDFIESLGLDFVVLPFTRELMCLPFDEFIRKELIEKLNVCSMFFGHDHNFGAGGKGNYETITAAFPELSTQMLSIVLHKGERVSSSAVRTALEMGDVERAQTYLGRPYRLTGEVVVGKQMGRTLGFPTANLKVEEFKFLPKGGVYVANARLADGRIFRSVLNIGTQPSTPGTHFMAIEAYLLDFNEDIYGQQLVLDLMAYLRPEQKFSSIDDLVRQIGMDANTARNYNGNHWAE
- the infB gene encoding translation initiation factor IF-2, with protein sequence MVSENQIKPTDWAESHGVKVDVVMKLLRDAGVTVRTHMSKVDAKDYEKIEAAAEAEKQKAEARNKNLKKNTTSDAPSATTSKAKSGVTIGGRTLKATLIKGANPAAKVKATVKPAAAAPAAPKAAAPAAPKAEVKPAEVKPVAAEKPAAPVAEKPVETKAAAPAAPKAEPAKPAEVKPAAPAAAPAAPKAEPKPAPKAEPAPKPAEAKPAAPAAAPKAETAANVSNVELKQPPMKAQVFQPDAAILARIQKSQQAAAANRGGNRRPGQGGPRGNGGNQQGYTGTFGRLNNGQDNRNGGNRRPGQGGPGGDRNNDRNNNNGGRNFTGRTGGFTGSSMQDAFNASNNAAQGGFGAGQGGKGGKGGLQNGRHGQNDKNRRSNGKDRMEQQREQQQEAVRQNVSRVMADLSKKPVKKVYRKEKNEGDTGDEKKILKTSDFITVGELAGLMEQMPARVIAKCMEMGMMVTINARLDFESIQLLADEFGYEAQLMEEYEEEALGVEEEQEENLQPRHPVVTVMGHVDHGKTSLLDWIRKTHVVAGESGGITQHIGAYEVTTSQGKVTFLDTPGHEAFSAMRARGSQVTDVIVLVVAADSMVMPQTVESIELAKREKVPMVVAITKIDLPTANPDKIRAQLAERGVEVEQWGGTTSCIEVSARTGQGMEDLLETLALEAEVLELKANPNAHARGAVVESKLDIGKGSMATILVQNGTLHVGDPFVCGIYAGRVRAMFNERGEQLKEVPPSAPCQVLGFDGTPQAGDDLIVVDDEKAAREIASKRRMAARERDLRARSTISLENMYNEQKEGKLSELNLIVKADVGGSAEALAASLEKLSNKEVKVSIIRKGVGTITESDILLATTAKAIIISFHLMPSLSVREMAQKEGIEIRNYRVIYDCIEDITNAVEGLLKPTLREELSGEAEIRQVFKVPKVGLIAGCMVTDGSVDRESHVRVYRNGVELGTTVVQSLKRMKDDVKSVARGFECGIGLKGYDDIREGDSLIFFKEVSVARTLKDVAREEAEEKAKKQSEGENA